The Solanum pennellii chromosome 11, SPENNV200 genome contains a region encoding:
- the LOC107003873 gene encoding probable plastid-lipid-associated protein 4, chloroplastic — protein MALSSLSPPLTHIASTKLHLSFPCIVNPHPHSHSHNYTNISPLNKKWQTNVSFFPSFFNKKTKDPIPIKQELLQAIEPLDRGADATPQDQQIIDQIACRLEACNPTKEPLNSTLLNGKWELIYTTSKSILQIQRPKILRSRLNYQAINVDTLRAQNMEGWPFFNQVFDLESIFFLTYPTMLLVAFNAIFPHTLRITFSFSCVTVNFDCTVPNLCHHILIFYPIFDRVSRGDLGNLFILKMVDPSYKVPT, from the exons CTATCCCCTCCATTAACACATATTGCTTCAACGAAACTTCATCTCTCTTTCCCTTGTATCGTAAATCCTCATCCTCATTCTCATTCCCATAATTATACCAACATTTCTCCTCTCAATAAAAAATGGCAGACCAACGTTTCTttcttcccttctttcttcaacAAGAAGACCAAAGACCCTATACCCATTAAACAAGAGCTTCTTCAAGCCATTGAACCTCTTGATCGTGGCGCTGACGCCACTCCTCAAGACCAGCAGATAATTGATCAG ATTGCTTGCAGACTTGAAGCTTGCAATCCAACAAAGGAGCCCCTCAACTCAACTCTGCTTAATGGAAAATGGGAACTTATATACACTACATCAAAGTCtattttacagattcag AGACCCAAGATTTTGCGATCTAGATTGAACTATCAAGCAATAAATGTAGATACACTTCGGGCTCAGAATATGGAAGGATGGCCCTTCTTCAACCAGGTATTTGATTtggaatcaattttttttttgacatacCCAACAAtgtta TTAGTTGCCTTTAATGCCATATTCCCACACACACTTCGGATTACATTTTCCTTCAGCTGTGTTACAGTAAATTTTGATTGTACTGTTCCAAACT TATGTCACCACATTCTAATTTTTTATCCAATTTTTGACAGGGTATCAAGAGGTGATCTTGGCAACTTGTTCATTTTGAAAATGGTTGACCCTTCTTACAAGGTCCCTACTTGA